The following proteins are encoded in a genomic region of Zea mays cultivar B73 chromosome 9, Zm-B73-REFERENCE-NAM-5.0, whole genome shotgun sequence:
- the LOC100285450 gene encoding uncharacterized protein LOC100285450: MAPHSYSIAPVQSELNMTLYNKEVYGGRGTNGVTTLVNRGPIGTTWVFSWPVTDGPAGADANVVGHLQGTGVQVATYPDYMWHYSLGLVFGQGSRFNGSTLQIQGTSKINGEWSIVGGTGELAMAKGTVRRTEVSYTGNIRISELNIHVLYTPM; the protein is encoded by the exons ATGGCGCCACATTCTTACTCCATAGCCCCCGTCCAAAGCGAGCTGAACATGACGCTGTACAACAAGGAGGTGTACGGTGGGCGGGGGACCAACGGAGTGACCACTCTAGTGAACCGAGGGCCAATCGGCACCACCTGGGTCTTCTCGTGGCCTGTCACCGACGGGCCCGCCGGCGCCGACGCGAACGTCGTCGGCCATCTTCAGGGCACCGGCGTTCAAGTCGCCACTTACCCCGACTACATGTGGCACTACTCCCTTGGGCTGGTGTTCGGCCAGGGAAGCAG GTTCAATGGGTCCACACTACAAATACAAGGGACTTCCAAAATAAATGGCGAGTGGAGCATTGTTGGAGGGACAGGAGAACTTGCTATGGCAAAGGGCACGGTCAGACGCACAGAAGTTTCGTATACGGGAAATATAAGGATTTCAGAACTCAATATACATGTGCTTTACACTCCAATGTGA